In a genomic window of Arachnia rubra:
- a CDS encoding RDD family protein, producing the protein MQYSASQPSAGWYPDPAGSGDERYWDGATWSSVTRPNSRPAAQSSYGNAPGRSQDRSRYAGWWSRCAATLLDALVLAIPSQIVAEAFAPGSLERLQAWMYEMIRASQYYSSETLDALTAEMQPAMLVITVLGVIYRAVLVAVCGGTVGKMIMRIRVTRASDPSQRTPGLWRSIIRAVGVEVIGLIGRAVVFLPVVSYLMPLFTQKKQTVHDMMAGTIVVKK; encoded by the coding sequence ATGCAGTACTCCGCCTCACAGCCGTCCGCTGGGTGGTATCCCGATCCGGCTGGTTCTGGCGATGAACGCTACTGGGATGGCGCCACCTGGTCCAGTGTCACTCGCCCCAACAGCAGGCCAGCGGCTCAGAGCAGCTACGGCAATGCCCCGGGACGTTCTCAGGACAGGAGCAGATATGCCGGCTGGTGGTCGCGGTGTGCTGCGACTCTGCTCGATGCTCTGGTGCTGGCCATCCCCTCCCAGATCGTCGCTGAGGCATTCGCGCCGGGGAGCCTCGAACGGCTGCAAGCCTGGATGTACGAGATGATCAGGGCCAGCCAGTACTACTCATCCGAGACCCTGGATGCGCTGACCGCTGAGATGCAGCCCGCGATGCTTGTCATCACTGTGCTGGGAGTCATCTATCGGGCTGTGCTCGTCGCTGTCTGCGGAGGTACCGTCGGCAAAATGATCATGCGCATCCGCGTCACTCGTGCCAGCGACCCCTCCCAGCGGACCCCCGGGCTCTGGCGTTCCATCATCAGGGCCGTTGGGGTCGAGGTCATCGGTCTCATCGGCAGAGCCGTGGTGTTCTTGCCCGTGGTCAGCTATCTGATGCCGTTGTTCACGCAGAAGAAACAGACCGTACATGACATGATGGCAGGGACCATCGTCGTCAAGAAATGA
- a CDS encoding DUF3039 domain-containing protein translates to MSELSPGSQTVLDERTELRDSDDHERFSHYVPKNKLVKAMVTGTPVVALCGKVWVPSRNPEKYPVCPECKEIWQSMKPGDPEN, encoded by the coding sequence ATGAGCGAGCTTTCCCCCGGTTCCCAGACAGTCCTCGACGAACGCACCGAGCTCAGGGACTCCGACGACCATGAACGCTTCAGCCACTATGTCCCCAAGAACAAGCTGGTCAAGGCCATGGTGACCGGGACACCCGTGGTCGCCTTGTGCGGAAAGGTATGGGTGCCCTCACGTAACCCGGAAAAGTACCCAGTGTGCCCAGAGTGCAAGGAGATCTGGCAGTCCATGAAGCCGGGTGATCCGGAAAACTGA
- the ahcY gene encoding adenosylhomocysteinase has translation MTFDFRVADLSLAGFGREEITLAEHEMPGLMAMRERYAASQPLAGARIAGSIHMTVQTAVLIETLVALGAEVRWASCNIFSTQDHAAAAIVVGPDGTPDDPKGVPVFAWKGETLQEYWWCTRQILDWPGEKRPNLILDDGGDATLFVHEGVAAQRAGAVPIDEPTDSEEALALKAALREALGELDFEALAAGILGVTEETTTGVHRLYEMHRGGNLLFGAINVNDSVTKSKFDNKYGCRHSLIDGINRATDVLIGGKVAVVCGYGDVGKGCAESLRGQGARVIVTEVDPICALQAAMDGFQVARLESVVGIGDIFVTATGGRDIILEEHMSQMKHQAIVGNIGHFDNEIDMAGLAARDDVTKVEIKPQVAKWIYPDGHAVIVLSEGRLLNLGNATGHPSFVMSNSFTNQVLAQMELFTRTDAYPPGVYLLPKHLDEEVARLHLPSLGVELSTLTQAQADYLGVPVNGPFKSDHYRY, from the coding sequence GTGACGTTCGATTTCCGTGTAGCAGACCTGTCCCTGGCCGGTTTTGGCCGTGAGGAGATCACCCTCGCTGAGCATGAGATGCCTGGCCTGATGGCCATGCGCGAGCGATACGCAGCCTCCCAGCCCTTGGCGGGGGCGCGTATCGCCGGGTCAATCCATATGACTGTCCAGACCGCGGTGCTCATTGAGACCCTCGTGGCGCTCGGCGCAGAGGTTCGCTGGGCATCCTGCAATATCTTCTCAACCCAGGATCATGCGGCGGCGGCGATTGTCGTTGGTCCTGATGGCACCCCTGACGATCCGAAGGGCGTGCCTGTGTTCGCCTGGAAGGGGGAGACGCTGCAGGAATACTGGTGGTGCACCCGCCAGATTCTTGACTGGCCAGGGGAGAAGCGTCCCAACCTAATCCTTGACGACGGCGGCGACGCCACCCTGTTTGTCCATGAGGGGGTTGCGGCACAGCGTGCCGGGGCCGTGCCCATCGATGAGCCCACGGACTCAGAGGAGGCCCTGGCCCTGAAGGCAGCGCTCAGGGAGGCGCTGGGAGAGTTGGATTTCGAGGCCCTGGCCGCGGGTATCCTCGGGGTCACTGAGGAGACGACCACCGGGGTTCATCGCCTCTATGAGATGCACCGCGGCGGCAACCTGCTGTTCGGGGCCATCAACGTGAATGACTCGGTGACCAAGTCCAAGTTCGACAACAAGTACGGCTGCCGCCACTCCCTGATCGACGGCATCAACCGGGCTACTGACGTGCTGATCGGCGGCAAAGTGGCGGTGGTGTGCGGCTACGGCGACGTGGGTAAGGGCTGCGCGGAGTCGCTGCGGGGCCAGGGGGCTCGTGTGATCGTCACCGAGGTCGATCCGATCTGCGCCCTGCAGGCCGCGATGGATGGGTTCCAGGTGGCGCGGCTTGAGTCGGTGGTGGGCATCGGTGACATCTTCGTCACCGCCACGGGAGGCCGCGACATCATCCTTGAGGAACATATGTCGCAGATGAAGCATCAGGCCATCGTCGGGAACATCGGCCATTTCGACAACGAGATCGACATGGCTGGGCTCGCCGCGCGGGATGACGTGACGAAGGTCGAGATCAAGCCGCAGGTCGCCAAGTGGATTTACCCGGACGGCCATGCGGTGATCGTGCTCAGCGAGGGACGGTTGCTGAACCTCGGCAACGCCACAGGCCATCCCTCCTTCGTGATGAGCAATTCCTTCACCAACCAGGTGCTGGCCCAGATGGAGCTGTTCACCCGGACGGACGCCTATCCGCCGGGCGTCTATCTGCTGCCGAAGCACCTGGATGAGGAGGTGGCGCGGCTGCACCTGCCCTCCCTGGGGGTGGAGCTCAGCACCCTGACGCAGGCGCAGGCCGATTATCTTGGGGTTCCGGTCAACGGGCCGTTCAAGTCCGACCACTACCGCTACTGA
- a CDS encoding type II 3-dehydroquinate dehydratase, producing the protein MRAAYVLNGPNLGRLGRRQPEVYGHTTHADLAAHLVEYGRGVGLEVEVRQTDYEGRYIEWLHEAADAGVSCVLNAGAWTHYSYAVADAAALVTYVEVHISNVHAREDFRHHSVLSAKAAGIIVGCGLRGYDLALTHLAAGVDSGA; encoded by the coding sequence ATGCGCGCGGCGTATGTCTTGAACGGACCCAACCTCGGGCGGCTCGGCAGGCGTCAGCCTGAGGTCTATGGGCACACCACCCACGCGGATCTGGCCGCTCACCTGGTGGAGTACGGCCGTGGGGTCGGGCTTGAGGTGGAGGTGCGGCAGACTGACTATGAGGGCCGCTACATCGAATGGCTCCATGAGGCCGCCGATGCTGGCGTGTCCTGTGTGCTCAACGCAGGGGCGTGGACCCACTACAGCTATGCGGTGGCGGATGCGGCTGCGCTCGTCACCTATGTGGAGGTGCATATCTCGAATGTCCATGCCCGTGAGGATTTCCGGCATCACAGCGTCCTGTCTGCCAAGGCTGCGGGCATCATCGTTGGGTGCGGGCTGAGGGGATACGACCTGGCGTTGACGCATCTGGCTGCGGGCGTAGACTCCGGGGCGTGA
- a CDS encoding SIS domain-containing protein, which yields MSQRWFDDARLEADDLVDNDSLWWLASAGARIRWAALSEPVGRLARADRPRGVLVLGAEARLVRAVLEPTCPVPFTAWPGPALPAWLGPLDLVVALGSHDAPAWEVRCLAEAVRRGATIIAAAPAESALAAAGAGPLTTHLPTPHDDPMAAAIAVLALLGQLELGPAVDVELAAAAADSVAARCSPGRPLGDNPGKDLAVGLADSFPLVWGGTTLAGRASRRIAETLRRASGRLALAADAEELEAVLCNSPRRDVFTDPFEQQAESYPALLLLDADQVPEPMTETARRLTRLANDIGVRVCHITSGLAELGASDVERYVTLLLQGRYAATYLGIGLGGTQA from the coding sequence ATGTCCCAGCGGTGGTTCGACGATGCCCGTCTTGAGGCGGATGATCTGGTGGACAACGACTCTCTGTGGTGGCTCGCTTCCGCGGGCGCTCGTATCCGGTGGGCTGCGCTGAGCGAGCCTGTCGGACGGCTGGCCCGGGCTGACCGGCCACGCGGGGTGCTGGTGCTGGGCGCGGAGGCGCGCCTGGTCCGGGCCGTTCTGGAGCCCACCTGTCCCGTGCCCTTCACCGCGTGGCCCGGCCCTGCCCTTCCGGCCTGGCTGGGGCCACTCGACCTAGTGGTTGCGCTGGGCTCCCATGACGCACCGGCCTGGGAGGTCCGCTGCCTGGCGGAGGCCGTCCGCAGGGGGGCCACGATCATCGCCGCTGCCCCGGCTGAATCCGCGCTGGCGGCGGCGGGGGCAGGGCCCTTGACTACTCACCTGCCGACGCCACACGACGATCCCATGGCGGCTGCCATCGCGGTGCTGGCACTGCTAGGGCAGCTGGAACTGGGGCCTGCGGTGGATGTGGAGCTTGCCGCGGCCGCCGCTGACAGCGTTGCAGCCCGCTGCTCACCTGGCCGTCCCCTGGGAGACAACCCAGGTAAGGACCTCGCCGTCGGGCTGGCCGACTCCTTCCCGCTGGTGTGGGGTGGCACGACACTCGCTGGACGTGCATCCAGGCGAATCGCTGAGACTCTGCGCAGAGCCAGTGGGCGCCTGGCACTGGCCGCCGACGCAGAGGAACTTGAAGCGGTGTTGTGCAACTCGCCGCGGCGCGACGTGTTCACCGATCCGTTCGAGCAGCAGGCTGAGAGCTATCCCGCGCTGCTTCTCCTCGACGCGGATCAGGTACCGGAGCCGATGACCGAGACAGCCCGGCGGCTGACCCGCCTGGCCAATGACATCGGGGTACGGGTGTGTCACATCACCTCTGGCCTCGCGGAGCTGGGCGCCTCCGACGTGGAGCGTTACGTCACCCTCCTTCTCCAGGGACGTTACGCAGCCACCTATCTGGGTATCGGCCTGGGTGGGACCCAGGCGTGA
- a CDS encoding Trm112 family protein, which produces MSEAAMDLSAEFLAIAACPACHAKFAVDYDRSELVCTSATCGLTYPVEDGIPVLLVDQARGTL; this is translated from the coding sequence ATGAGTGAAGCCGCCATGGATCTTTCCGCGGAGTTCCTGGCCATCGCCGCCTGCCCGGCCTGCCACGCCAAGTTCGCCGTTGACTATGACCGCTCCGAGCTGGTGTGTACCTCTGCCACTTGTGGACTAACCTATCCCGTGGAGGACGGCATCCCCGTTCTCCTGGTCGATCAGGCCCGCGGCACCCTGTGA
- the manB gene encoding phosphohexomutase domain-containing protein (converts mannose-6-phosphate to mannose-1-phosphate; the resulting product is then converted to GDP-mannose by ManC which is then used in the synthesis of mannose-containing glycoconjugates that are important for mediating entry into host cells), with protein sequence MLKQQIFKANDIRGIVTGEDPELDLDGARQLGAAFVELLGLSGKTFVMGRDMRQLGKELSMAFADGARRAGASVVNLGLTSTDQLWFASGHLGLPGVQFTASHNPAMYNGMKFCMANAFPVRPGFTTELRERAGSVVIGDEVQGGYEERDLTAEFVVHLNQLVPVTGGRRLTVVVDAGNGMAGLIAPAVLAGRDVELIGLYMEPDGSFPNHPANPLELENLADAQAAVRQHEADLGLVFDGDADRCFLIDERGKVVDPSVITAMIAVAELTKEPGGVVVVNAITSQAVADAVAGLGRVQVSRVGHTFVKSLMAGENAIFGGEHSAHYYFREFWGADTGVLAALHVLEQLRVSAGTLSGLAARFDGYQRSGEINSTVTDHQASMELIAAAFEGRGEIEYWDGLTIRDPEAGWWVNLRPSNTEPLLRLNVEARDTHTMTQLRDEVLAIVRADEGEADE encoded by the coding sequence GTGCTTAAGCAGCAGATCTTCAAGGCCAACGACATTCGCGGCATCGTGACGGGTGAGGATCCAGAGCTGGATCTGGACGGGGCGCGTCAGCTGGGTGCCGCTTTTGTGGAACTACTTGGCCTTTCTGGGAAAACGTTCGTGATGGGCCGCGACATGCGGCAGCTCGGGAAAGAGCTGTCCATGGCTTTTGCTGATGGTGCCCGCAGGGCAGGAGCGTCGGTTGTCAATCTTGGCCTGACGTCCACCGACCAGCTCTGGTTTGCCTCTGGGCACCTGGGGCTGCCCGGGGTGCAGTTCACAGCCAGCCACAACCCGGCGATGTACAACGGCATGAAATTCTGCATGGCCAATGCCTTTCCCGTCCGTCCCGGTTTTACCACCGAGCTGCGGGAACGTGCCGGCTCAGTGGTCATCGGGGACGAGGTGCAGGGCGGCTACGAGGAACGTGACCTTACCGCCGAGTTCGTCGTCCATTTGAACCAGTTGGTGCCGGTGACGGGTGGACGACGGCTCACAGTGGTTGTCGACGCGGGGAACGGAATGGCTGGTCTCATAGCCCCAGCTGTCCTGGCCGGACGGGACGTCGAACTGATCGGGCTGTACATGGAACCAGACGGCAGCTTCCCGAATCATCCGGCAAACCCCCTGGAGCTGGAGAATCTGGCGGATGCCCAGGCTGCGGTGCGCCAGCACGAAGCCGATCTCGGGCTGGTCTTCGACGGTGATGCGGATCGATGCTTCCTGATTGACGAGCGGGGCAAGGTGGTGGATCCCTCCGTGATCACCGCGATGATCGCGGTGGCTGAACTCACCAAGGAACCCGGGGGAGTCGTCGTCGTCAACGCAATCACCTCGCAGGCGGTCGCCGACGCGGTCGCAGGACTCGGCCGGGTGCAGGTCTCGCGAGTCGGGCACACCTTTGTGAAGTCGCTCATGGCAGGTGAAAATGCTATTTTCGGCGGCGAGCACTCCGCGCATTACTATTTCCGTGAATTCTGGGGAGCAGACACCGGGGTGCTCGCAGCCCTTCATGTCCTGGAGCAGCTGCGTGTCTCCGCCGGCACGCTGTCAGGCCTCGCCGCCCGTTTCGACGGCTACCAGCGGTCGGGCGAGATCAACTCAACCGTGACCGACCATCAGGCGAGCATGGAGCTGATCGCCGCAGCCTTCGAAGGACGGGGGGAAATCGAATACTGGGATGGCCTGACAATCCGTGATCCCGAAGCTGGATGGTGGGTCAACCTGCGCCCATCCAACACAGAGCCTCTGCTTCGGCTGAACGTTGAGGCACGCGACACCCACACCATGACCCAGTTGCGTGACGAGGTGCTCGCCATCGTCCGTGCCGATGAAGGAGAAGCCGATGAGTGA
- a CDS encoding DUF3499 domain-containing protein → MVRRCSRTACGLPAVATLTYVYADSTAVLGPLADVMVPGAFDLCADHASRTSVPMGWEVIRLPLDRRRNEPEADDDLVALANAVREIGLRDEQDEPTTPVDRAPAPKPKKPGKRKGGHLRLLPTVE, encoded by the coding sequence ATGGTGCGTCGTTGTTCCCGGACCGCCTGCGGCCTGCCTGCTGTGGCCACGCTCACCTATGTCTATGCGGATTCGACCGCAGTCCTGGGGCCACTGGCAGATGTCATGGTACCCGGAGCCTTCGATCTGTGCGCGGATCATGCCTCCCGGACCTCTGTCCCCATGGGATGGGAGGTGATCCGGCTGCCGCTGGACCGCAGACGCAATGAACCAGAGGCTGATGACGATCTGGTGGCGCTGGCGAATGCCGTCCGCGAGATTGGGTTACGGGATGAGCAGGATGAGCCGACCACTCCTGTGGACCGCGCCCCCGCCCCGAAGCCCAAGAAGCCGGGTAAAAGAAAAGGCGGACATCTTCGCCTGCTTCCGACCGTGGAATGA
- a CDS encoding metallopeptidase family protein: protein MPRSRDRHDRGMHGTIALPDSNNRKAVPLHAPNRVEYFNQCVKEALAAIAEIDPRALDGTVVGVEDVPLLKTAWSGDRVPMSAALEPSKGRPAQIVIYERPLEHRASNRSALRALVHRTIVEQLSALTERPVRELLGYEPTDWED, encoded by the coding sequence ATGCCACGCAGCCGCGACCGCCACGACCGAGGAATGCATGGGACCATCGCCCTGCCTGATTCCAACAACCGCAAAGCTGTTCCGCTGCATGCCCCAAACCGGGTCGAGTACTTCAACCAATGCGTGAAAGAAGCACTGGCCGCGATCGCTGAGATCGACCCACGGGCCCTTGACGGCACGGTTGTGGGAGTTGAAGACGTCCCTCTTCTCAAGACCGCCTGGTCAGGAGACCGGGTTCCCATGTCAGCTGCGCTGGAGCCGTCCAAGGGACGGCCAGCCCAGATCGTGATCTATGAACGCCCACTGGAACACCGCGCCAGCAACCGCTCGGCACTGCGTGCCCTGGTGCACCGCACGATCGTGGAGCAGCTCAGCGCGCTCACGGAACGTCCAGTCCGCGAATTGCTGGGCTACGAGCCGACAGACTGGGAGGACTGA
- a CDS encoding DUF5719 family protein, which translates to MMRRVLETLIGFAALTGIVIGITTLTPADLPRVSTVEAARSSKVVCVPAASGATVMVDNTTTVTPLGGPASETDRAVLREQESSVVAEGTTTPVGGALAGTGSVRTLTQCVKPVSQGVIALPATADTQLRLVNPDASEAAVDLTLYGADGEIQSLGARGIALAAHQERTIALSILTSEATPVGVAFKASRGRAAVMAVTQTQTSATASAPSQLGTSHLIPGVPAGATSTVVVLANPGETRATANLTAFGTTPAYQPQGGGNISIPAHSSVSVPLENALLGEASAIQVSSDEPVMAGLSFTLGDAAQVAPVTMATSLVTFTAPGGVLQLTNPGQAEVQATVTATGAGGAEETSTVSVGAGQTAVHSLPAGADLGQRVVVESAQPLFGAVVSSGDNGSWAAPLEQMGSGGVPPLEAELDPELH; encoded by the coding sequence ATGATGCGGCGCGTTCTTGAAACCCTCATCGGGTTTGCGGCCCTGACCGGCATCGTCATAGGGATCACCACCCTGACCCCGGCTGACTTGCCGCGAGTCAGCACTGTCGAGGCGGCGCGGTCGTCGAAGGTGGTGTGCGTTCCTGCTGCCTCCGGTGCAACCGTGATGGTAGACAACACCACCACCGTCACTCCTCTGGGAGGGCCGGCCAGCGAAACGGATCGTGCCGTGCTGCGGGAACAGGAGAGCTCGGTCGTCGCCGAGGGCACCACCACGCCGGTGGGTGGTGCCCTGGCAGGGACCGGTTCTGTGCGCACCCTGACGCAGTGCGTCAAACCCGTGTCGCAGGGCGTCATCGCGCTTCCCGCGACAGCGGACACCCAGCTTCGGCTCGTGAACCCGGATGCCTCGGAAGCTGCGGTCGATCTGACCCTCTACGGGGCGGATGGTGAGATCCAGTCACTGGGGGCCCGGGGTATCGCACTGGCTGCCCACCAGGAACGCACCATCGCCCTGTCGATCCTGACCTCCGAGGCAACACCGGTCGGGGTGGCCTTCAAAGCCAGCCGAGGTCGTGCCGCAGTGATGGCTGTCACCCAGACCCAGACCAGTGCCACAGCATCCGCGCCTTCCCAGCTCGGCACCTCCCACCTGATTCCGGGAGTCCCGGCAGGTGCCACCAGCACCGTGGTGGTGCTGGCAAATCCCGGTGAGACCCGCGCGACTGCGAACCTGACCGCTTTCGGAACCACGCCCGCCTACCAGCCGCAGGGAGGTGGGAACATCAGCATCCCGGCCCATTCGAGCGTCTCAGTCCCGCTGGAAAATGCCCTGCTGGGCGAGGCATCTGCGATTCAGGTCAGCTCGGATGAGCCGGTGATGGCTGGCCTGTCCTTCACTCTGGGAGATGCTGCTCAGGTGGCACCGGTCACCATGGCGACCTCTCTGGTCACGTTCACCGCTCCCGGTGGGGTACTGCAGCTGACGAATCCGGGGCAGGCGGAGGTTCAGGCCACTGTTACCGCTACCGGTGCCGGGGGCGCAGAGGAAACCTCGACGGTGTCAGTTGGGGCAGGGCAGACCGCTGTCCACAGTCTTCCCGCTGGGGCCGATCTGGGTCAGCGAGTTGTGGTCGAGTCGGCGCAGCCGTTGTTCGGCGCTGTCGTGTCCTCGGGGGACAACGGATCCTGGGCAGCGCCACTGGAGCAGATGGGCTCGGGAGGGGTTCCTCCGCTGGAGGCCGAGCTCGACCCAGAACTGCACTGA
- a CDS encoding glycosyltransferase family 2 protein, whose amino-acid sequence MTGQATTDNLWAWIDEESDSEPFETIDPRMVAAVMVVHNAGEWLPRQLRALSALNPRPGILIAVDNGSTDESGRLLEQARAAGVISSVVRGNPDFGFGAAVAAALPPHAPWIWLLHDDSAPHPDALGQLLRGASSTGAAVIFPKLLQPRRRNYPETLAEVGQSITPTGRRVGTVDEGDIDQGQEISQPILGGSTAGMLIRGDVWHQLGGLAPELPLHRDGVDFGWRANEAGYGVITWPDAALTHRQSGRTGERRGAFARESHEVDRLAALRVAAARGPKPSKTARLVVGSVLRSLGFLLAKSPRLAGAELRAARRFIATRDQVAHLAARSVDRIDVSHLLPSRHWPVRNALDRLGADMADRYRDFTSQESGFSIDEMTGDDFAGGPTRRRFLAPLSILTLLLIVAGGVALRGLFGLGDVFGGGLLPAPATLGKAWELALSPVAGAAGADAPWLSIGAFLSTLAFGSPQLLVFLALGLAPLLAALSAHSFLRRCGVTLTTSAIASGVWAGAVILLGLVTAGDIAGMVLAIVLPQLASAIHRIAIDDSTGAERLRAPASAAGWLLVGAAAWPVLLPLGLVGGIIWVIRDRHVWLPVMIAIVLPAAFLAPWFPSLFSHPGRILTGPDPLAWPAWPPASLATLFGRILPSGLPQWANIAFFAVLGLAAGYAICTLRSTRYRMVAIAGIGVPLVIGVVLSRTALPVNGGEARALLSGWALLTVAGLLAPVIAMRLRDEQARLDLRVLLSGLTAASLLAAGVWAVMGFAGPVSNHPSQLGYVHDVIVSARQTRVLMIEAKSDGGLKWNVADSSQPTWGTAERNPVGAFYNDFAALVQLFGGGDTPEDLADRLKALGVGHVWMKGFSAEQLAAVGNAAGLTSAPLDQDVVIWTVVELPARARIIDGESSQAVLEGYVSASGAERRLVLAEPSDDRWRVSIGGQELSRISGDENVSFTVPAGAEGQLSWQLAPSWGTFGLQIGVVVLIAGLAAPTIGGSSAARRGLEE is encoded by the coding sequence TTGACGGGTCAGGCGACAACAGACAATCTCTGGGCCTGGATCGACGAGGAGTCGGATTCCGAGCCATTCGAGACGATAGATCCGCGCATGGTTGCCGCGGTCATGGTGGTTCACAATGCGGGCGAGTGGTTACCGCGTCAGCTTCGCGCACTTTCCGCTCTGAACCCTAGGCCTGGGATTCTCATAGCAGTGGACAACGGCTCCACCGATGAGTCGGGCCGACTGCTGGAGCAGGCTCGTGCGGCTGGAGTCATCAGTAGCGTTGTCAGGGGGAATCCTGATTTCGGCTTTGGGGCGGCAGTTGCCGCGGCACTGCCGCCCCATGCCCCATGGATCTGGCTGTTGCATGACGATTCAGCGCCCCACCCGGATGCTCTAGGGCAGTTACTGCGTGGCGCCTCCAGCACGGGGGCTGCAGTCATATTCCCGAAGCTGCTTCAGCCGCGCCGCCGGAACTATCCTGAGACTCTCGCGGAGGTTGGACAGTCCATTACCCCGACGGGACGGCGTGTGGGGACCGTCGATGAGGGTGATATCGATCAGGGCCAGGAGATCTCACAGCCGATATTGGGTGGATCGACGGCAGGGATGCTCATCCGAGGCGATGTCTGGCACCAGCTGGGTGGGCTTGCCCCGGAACTGCCACTGCACCGTGATGGGGTGGATTTCGGCTGGCGTGCCAACGAGGCCGGCTACGGCGTCATCACCTGGCCCGATGCGGCACTGACGCATCGCCAGTCCGGACGGACGGGGGAGCGGCGCGGTGCTTTCGCCCGGGAGTCGCATGAAGTCGATCGCCTGGCCGCTCTACGAGTGGCTGCCGCCCGCGGCCCGAAGCCATCTAAGACCGCCCGGCTCGTGGTGGGCAGTGTCCTGCGGTCCCTGGGTTTCCTGCTTGCGAAGTCACCGCGGCTGGCAGGTGCTGAACTCAGAGCCGCCAGGCGGTTTATCGCGACCCGGGACCAGGTCGCACACCTTGCTGCTCGCTCAGTGGATCGCATAGACGTTTCTCACCTGTTGCCCAGCCGTCACTGGCCTGTCCGCAATGCGCTCGACCGGCTGGGCGCCGATATGGCCGATCGTTATCGTGACTTCACCAGCCAGGAGTCAGGATTCAGTATCGATGAGATGACGGGCGACGACTTTGCAGGTGGTCCCACGCGGCGGCGATTCCTCGCCCCACTGTCGATTCTCACCCTGCTGCTAATCGTCGCTGGAGGGGTAGCGCTGCGGGGGCTGTTCGGACTCGGAGACGTTTTTGGCGGTGGACTGCTCCCTGCTCCGGCCACTCTCGGTAAGGCCTGGGAGCTTGCGCTGAGTCCTGTGGCCGGAGCAGCGGGGGCTGATGCTCCCTGGCTGTCGATCGGGGCTTTTCTGTCGACCCTGGCATTCGGAAGCCCACAGCTCCTGGTTTTTCTCGCTTTGGGGTTGGCGCCCTTGCTGGCGGCGTTGTCCGCTCACAGCTTCCTACGTCGTTGCGGGGTCACCTTGACCACTTCCGCAATCGCCTCAGGTGTCTGGGCTGGTGCCGTCATCCTGCTGGGCCTGGTCACTGCCGGCGACATCGCGGGGATGGTGTTGGCGATAGTGCTGCCTCAGCTAGCCTCCGCGATACACAGGATCGCAATTGACGACAGCACTGGCGCCGAAAGACTCCGGGCCCCTGCGAGTGCTGCCGGTTGGCTGCTGGTGGGGGCCGCAGCATGGCCTGTTCTTCTGCCGCTCGGCTTGGTTGGCGGGATCATCTGGGTGATCCGTGACCGTCACGTCTGGCTTCCCGTGATGATCGCCATCGTTCTGCCGGCGGCTTTCCTGGCGCCTTGGTTCCCGTCCTTGTTCTCCCATCCGGGACGCATCCTGACAGGGCCGGATCCGCTCGCCTGGCCCGCCTGGCCACCAGCGTCCCTGGCCACCCTATTCGGCCGTATCCTGCCTTCCGGGCTGCCGCAGTGGGCCAACATAGCGTTCTTCGCGGTGCTGGGTCTGGCTGCGGGGTATGCCATCTGCACTCTCCGTAGCACGCGCTACCGCATGGTTGCCATCGCCGGAATCGGTGTTCCGCTGGTCATCGGTGTGGTGCTTTCCCGCACTGCGCTGCCGGTCAACGGCGGGGAGGCCCGGGCCCTGCTCTCCGGCTGGGCCTTGTTGACCGTCGCAGGGCTGCTGGCTCCGGTCATCGCCATGAGGCTCCGGGATGAGCAAGCACGCCTCGACCTGCGGGTCCTGCTCTCAGGGTTGACCGCAGCATCGCTGCTGGCGGCTGGGGTGTGGGCTGTGATGGGCTTCGCCGGGCCAGTGTCCAATCACCCCTCCCAGCTGGGGTATGTCCATGACGTGATCGTGTCGGCTCGCCAGACGCGGGTCCTGATGATCGAGGCAAAATCCGACGGAGGGTTGAAGTGGAATGTGGCCGACTCCTCCCAGCCCACCTGGGGTACGGCGGAACGCAATCCGGTCGGGGCCTTCTACAACGATTTCGCGGCGCTGGTTCAGCTGTTTGGCGGCGGTGATACCCCAGAGGACCTGGCGGACCGGCTGAAAGCACTTGGAGTCGGTCACGTCTGGATGAAGGGGTTCAGCGCTGAGCAACTGGCTGCCGTGGGGAACGCAGCCGGATTGACGTCTGCTCCACTGGACCAGGATGTCGTGATATGGACTGTGGTGGAGTTGCCAGCCCGCGCTCGCATCATCGACGGCGAGAGCAGCCAGGCTGTTCTGGAAGGCTATGTCTCAGCCTCTGGCGCCGAGCGGCGCCTCGTGTTGGCTGAGCCCTCTGACGACCGCTGGCGGGTCAGCATTGGTGGACAGGAACTCAGCCGGATCTCCGGTGACGAAAATGTGTCTTTCACCGTTCCTGCCGGGGCTGAGGGACAGCTGAGCTGGCAATTGGCTCCCAGCTGGGGGACGTTCGGCCTGCAGATCGGTGTCGTGGTGTTGATCGCGGGCCTGGCCGCCCCCACCATCGGTGGCTCTTCGGCTGCCCGTCGTGGACTGGAGGAATGA